In Diabrotica undecimpunctata isolate CICGRU chromosome 4, icDiaUnde3, whole genome shotgun sequence, a single genomic region encodes these proteins:
- the LOC140438209 gene encoding uncharacterized protein, whose translation MGRYKRTTNRQSWNEESMQFAVQGVLDGQMGYRKASANFHVPQTTLERRIKKARELKLSASEFFKEQEEELAQHIVNMEERLFGLTLMDLRHLAFELAEANGIDHTFNRSKKAAGKDWLPWPEQTSLARAKGFKRDAVNTFFDLLEDILKKYNISPKDIYNVDETGITTVPNKASKIVALRGKKQVGALASSERGTLVTAETCMSAAGNYMPTMFIFPRKRENPALMDDGLAGSFAFFHETGWITTESFLVWFKQFVEFSNPKPDKPVLLLSDGHKAHSKSIELINIAKENNVIILCFPPHTTHRLQPLDVSFMAPLNTYYEEELRMWLMVQIWIIHGATFHFFCYNITKVSDATSPRTRKNQKYNT comes from the coding sequence ATGGGCCGGTACAAAAGGACGACGAATAGACAGAGCTGGAATGAAGAAAGCATGCAATTTGCTGTGCAAGGCGTTTTAGATGGGCAAATGGGGTACCGAAAGGCTTCTGCTAATTTCCACGTTCCTCAGACAACACTTGAGAGGCGCATAAAAAAGGCTCGTGAACTTAAGTTATCAGCTAGTGAATTTTTCAAGGAACAGGAAGAAGAATTAGCCCAACATATTGTCAATATGGAAGAGAGACTTTTTGGCCTTACACTAATGGATCTACGCCATTTAGCGTTTGAATTAGCTGAAGCCAATGGAATTGATCACACCTTCAACAGGAGCAAAAAAGCTGCTGGCAAAGATTGGCTTCCTTGGCCGGAGCAAACTTCCTTGGCGCGAGCTAAGGGATTCAAACGAGATGCAgttaatacatttttcgacctgttagaagatatattaaagaaatataaCATTTCCCCTAAGGATATCTATAATGTTGACGAAACAGGAATCACGACGGTTCCTAATAAGGCATCAAAAATTGTAGCGCTGAGGGGGAAGAAACAAGTAGGGGCTTTAGCTTCATCTGAAAGAGGAACACTAGTGACAGCCGAGACCTGTATGAGTGCTGCTGGAAACTACATGCCGACAATGTTTATATTTCCACGAAAAAGGGAAAATCCTGCATTAATGGACGATGGTCTAGCAGGATCCTTTGCTTTTTTCCATGAAACAGGGTGGATTACAACAGAAAGCTTTTTAGTTTGGTTCAAGCAATTTGTTGAGTTTTCAAACCCAAAACCAGACAAGCCAGTCTTACTTCTGTCGGATGGACACAAAGCTCACTCAAAAAGCATCGAATTGATTAATATTGCGAAAGAAAATAATGTTATTATACTCTGCTTTCCTCCTCATACGACTCATCGCCTCCAGCCACTGGACGTTTCTTTTATGGCTCCCCTTAATACCTACTATGAAGAAGAACTCAGAATGTGGTTGATGGTCCAAATCTGGATCATCCATGGAGCAACCTTCCACTTTTTTTGCTATAATATCACCAAGGTGTCTGATGCCACCTCCCCAAGAACAAGAAAGAATCAGAAATACAACACATAA
- the LOC140438612 gene encoding uncharacterized protein, translating into MSQGKKGTRSKKNEEDVEVETQPIQEESLVQVPQDTAEMNPEREENVNMAALMSLMMQMNKTIEENSKEVKEDIKKLEENSQEVKEDMKKMEQKLEENYRKLEKKIEDNNNKIVKQMEKQMDKKLEAAEKKVANEIKSIRNDYKKRIDNERTEVKRIIQDNKIDIEQKIELQKCNLEVKINEDRRNTEEKLDDIQQNIQINKSLFRPERGIQFIERRRG; encoded by the exons atgtctcaaggaaagaaaggtacaagaagcaaaaagaatgaagaagatgtggaagtagaaacacaacctatacaagaggagagtttagttcaagttccacaagatactgcagaaatgaatccagaaagagaggaaaatgtcaatatggcagctttgatgtcattaatgatgcagatgaacaagacaatagaagagaattcaaaagaagtcaaagaagacataaaaaaattggaagagaattcacaagaagtcaaagaagacatgaaaaaaatggaacagaaattggaagagaattatagaaaattagaaaagaaaatagaagataataataataaaattgtaaaacaaatggaaaaacaaatggataaaaaacttgaagctgcagagaaaaaagtagcaaatgaaataaaaagtatacggaatgactacaagaaaaggatagacaatgagaggacagaagtaaagaggattattcaagataataaaatagatatagaacagaaaatagagttacagaaatgtaacttagaagtaaaaattaacgaagacaggagaaacacagaagaaaaattagacgatatacaacaaaatatccaaataaata agtcactgtttaGGCCGGAACGAGGTATTCAGTTTAtagagaggagaagaggctag